One window from the genome of Daphnia pulex isolate KAP4 chromosome 9, ASM2113471v1 encodes:
- the LOC124202312 gene encoding uncharacterized protein LOC124202312: MSGRDHITIPSQKSKYFKSIGDFDAVDDLAVKTFSAGSVALQVNLGRGLINSAFDIHTIQDPEEKALAQRRLDCRKHLLEMRSRNADLMDPESGGQTVMQQEDLQEWLDNLHLKLKQACSGVSTPATGSSGNPLGPPVRPARPSRRSVAAIAVAAAAQSKSSTAFHLPLPLGSTLPVPPPSFSYSLLPPPSPASSSSGGSSGGSADPSIIHKFKAASGAAVGYPHIIRPRSINGLADQGAAALTDGQYIERLQLALQQASISSLQERLAERKVQSVVQLSSTSGSVRPKTTVHVKSPVKVRRHTSPSKGHHSKHHVTIRPSKLKGTTSSSLPAVSPAPSQPVPALLAKHSKSKGTGKGKTGRSSRHRADEGSADSLVLSNSTSPSSDLMTTSRAHHIPRLSDVAAAPAQSDTQAPRRSFISGDFFNCGQTVDDIYQAAEHLILPPARRDANMSEQSGSSSSAVQYDTGPLIHHQGSLAQQVEEIPIVEDFWGAAPDY; the protein is encoded by the exons ATGAGTGGTCGAGATCACATAACGATCCCGTCTCAGAAAtccaaatatttcaaatccaTCGGCGATTTCGACG CAGTCGACGATTTAGCGGTCAAAACATTCAGCGCCGGATCAGTTGCACTCCAAGTCAATTTGGGACGCGGTCTCATCAATTCCGCTTTCGACATCCACACGATCCAGGATCCCGAAGAGAAGGCCCTGGCCCAGCGACGACTCGACTGCCGCAAGCATCTTCTAGAAATGAGGTCCAGGAATGCCGATCTGATGGACCCCGAATCCGGCGGACAGACGGTCATGCAGCAGGAAGACTTAcag GAATGGTTGGACAATTTGcatttaaagttaaaacagGCCTGTTCGGGTGTGTCGACACCTGCGACGGGTTCGTCCGGCAATCCTTTGGGCCCTCCGGTGCGACCTGCGCGCCCGTCTCGCCGATCTGTCGCTGCCATCGCCGTGGCGGCCGCTGCCCAATCGAAATCGTCGACGGCTTTCCATCTGCCTCTTCCGCTTGGCTCCACTCTTCCggttcctcctccttccttcTCCTACTCGCTCCTGCCTCCTCCGTCGCcggcgtccagcagcagcggcggcagcagcggcggcagcgcCGACCCGTCCATCATCCA TAAGTTTAAAGCGGCCAGTGGAGCGGCCGTTGGTTATCCGCACATCATCCGGCCGCGTTCCATCAACGGATTGGCCGACCAGGGAGCCGCCGCTTTGACCGACGGCCAGTACATTGAGCGTCTGCAGTTGGCGCTGCAGCAAGCGTCCATCTCGTCTCTCCAGGAGAGGCTGGCCGAGCGCAAAGTCCAGTCGGTTGTCCAACTCTCG TCAACCAGCGGATCCGTCCGACCCAAGACGACAGTTCACGTCAAATCGCCCGTCAAGGTCCGTCGGCACACTTCGCCCAGCAAGGGACACCATTCCAAGCATCACGTGACCATCAGGCCGTCCAAATTGAAAGGTACAACGTCGTCCAGTTTGCCGGCGGTCAGTCCAGCCCCGTCCCAGCCGGTCCCGGCATTGCTGGCCAAACACTCGAAGAGCAAAGGGACGGGCAAGGGCAAAACGGGCCGCTCCAGTCGACACCGGGCCGACGAAGGATCGGCCGACAGTTTAGTTTTGTCCAATTCCACATCACCGTCTTCCGACCTGATGACCACGTCCAGGGCTCATCACATACCCCGTCTGTCGGACGTGGCGGCAGCGCCGGCCCAGTCGGACACACAGGCGCCCAGGCGATCCTTCATTTCCGGCGATTTCTTCAACTGCGGCCag ACAGTGGACGATATCTACCAGGCGGCCGAGCATTTGATATTGCCGCCGGCCCGTCGCGACGCCAACATGTCTGAGCAgtcgggcagcagcagcagcgccgtCCAGTACGACACTGGGCCGTTGATTCACCACCAAGGCTCGTTGGCCCAGCAAGTGGAGGAGATTCCCATCGTCGAAGACTTTTGGGGCGCAGC